The Chitinophaga sp. H8 genome contains a region encoding:
- a CDS encoding sensor histidine kinase, with amino-acid sequence MFKQYVGWKFVLAAMALIIIATTIWFVSNLSQKIQQEERKKVATWVEANRELLQASSEANLNLAIEIVTTNTTIPLILTDELGNIIDSRNLDSAKIAQHKGYLKAQLDIYKKQHPPFIMEVDARQKVYNYIYYGDSLILKQIRYYPYIQLIVVTLFIGVVLFALSSANRATQNMVWVGLTKETAHQLGTPLSSMEAWMELLKENEANTPIVTELGKDIDRLKLITDRFSKIGSVPKLEERNIVEQIESMTSYIRKRASQKVHLTVHSPEQEIPAMISPPLFDWVVENLLKNALDAMEGKGDIDLYIENHPAHIIIDVSDTGKGIPKSNFEKVFKPGFSTKKRGWGLGLSLAKRIIEDYHKGRLTVKSSELNKGSTFRIWLRK; translated from the coding sequence ATGTTTAAACAGTATGTAGGATGGAAGTTTGTACTGGCAGCCATGGCGCTGATCATTATTGCCACTACGATCTGGTTCGTCAGCAACTTATCCCAGAAAATCCAGCAGGAAGAACGGAAAAAGGTGGCTACCTGGGTAGAGGCTAACCGGGAACTGCTGCAGGCTTCTTCTGAAGCCAACCTGAACCTGGCCATCGAAATAGTGACGACCAATACTACTATCCCGCTGATCCTCACTGATGAGCTGGGGAATATCATCGACAGCCGTAACCTGGATTCGGCCAAAATTGCCCAGCACAAAGGCTACCTGAAAGCCCAGCTGGACATCTATAAAAAGCAGCACCCTCCCTTTATCATGGAAGTAGATGCCAGACAAAAAGTCTATAACTATATCTACTACGGCGACTCCCTCATCCTGAAACAGATCAGGTACTACCCCTACATACAGCTTATCGTGGTAACCCTGTTCATTGGGGTGGTATTATTTGCACTGTCCAGTGCCAACAGGGCTACACAAAACATGGTGTGGGTGGGGCTCACCAAAGAAACCGCCCACCAGCTGGGCACTCCCCTATCTTCTATGGAAGCCTGGATGGAACTGCTCAAAGAAAATGAGGCCAACACCCCTATCGTAACAGAACTGGGTAAAGATATAGACCGCCTCAAACTGATCACCGACCGCTTCTCCAAAATAGGCAGTGTGCCCAAACTGGAAGAAAGGAACATCGTGGAACAGATTGAAAGCATGACCAGCTATATCCGTAAGCGGGCATCACAAAAGGTACACCTGACTGTACATTCCCCCGAACAGGAAATCCCTGCCATGATCAGCCCCCCGCTTTTTGACTGGGTAGTGGAAAATCTGCTGAAAAACGCCCTGGATGCTATGGAAGGGAAAGGAGATATCGATCTATATATAGAGAACCATCCGGCTCATATCATCATCGATGTTTCAGATACCGGCAAAGGTATCCCCAAAAGCAACTTTGAGAAAGTGTTCAAACCCGGTTTCAGTACCAAGAAAAGAGGCTGGGGCCTGGGCCTCTCCCTCGCTAAAAGGATCATCGAAGACTATCACAAAGGACGGCTCACTGTAAAATCCTCCGAGCTCAACAAAGGAAGTACCTTCCGGATCTGGCTGAGAAAATAA
- a CDS encoding glycosyltransferase family 2 protein: protein MPSVAVVILNWNGKAFLEKFLPSVCSSTYGNLDLYVADNASTDDSVAFVKAHYPQIKLIQNKYNNGFAGGYNAALKEVEADIYVLLNQDVEVAPGWIEPVIAQMQQDPNIAACQPKMRAYHDQERFEYAGAAGGWMDILGYTFCRGRILYTTEVDHGQYNDAQDIFWATGAALFIRSACFREVGGFDDDFFAHMEEVDLCWRLQRAGYRVMYCPESVVFHVGGGSLPQGNPRKLYLNFRNNLMMLWKNLHSEDRWIVLSQRFFLDLLAAVKSLAAGKPKDMMAIFRAYRDYYKWRRKYVKKDTLPEKKLLAISGVFHGIMIWRYYFLNRKKFSDLNK, encoded by the coding sequence TTGCCATCAGTAGCTGTAGTTATTCTAAATTGGAACGGGAAGGCTTTTCTTGAAAAGTTCCTGCCCTCCGTATGCAGTTCTACTTATGGTAATTTGGATTTATATGTTGCGGATAATGCGTCTACGGATGACAGTGTTGCTTTTGTAAAAGCACATTATCCACAGATAAAACTTATTCAGAATAAGTATAATAATGGATTTGCAGGAGGCTACAATGCAGCCTTAAAGGAAGTGGAAGCGGATATCTATGTGTTGCTGAACCAGGATGTGGAAGTGGCGCCGGGCTGGATAGAACCGGTAATAGCGCAAATGCAGCAGGACCCCAACATAGCTGCCTGTCAGCCTAAAATGAGGGCTTACCATGACCAGGAGCGTTTTGAGTATGCGGGCGCTGCCGGAGGCTGGATGGATATCCTGGGATATACTTTTTGCCGGGGGCGGATACTGTATACCACTGAAGTGGATCATGGTCAGTATAACGATGCCCAGGACATTTTCTGGGCTACCGGGGCTGCTTTATTTATCAGATCGGCCTGTTTCCGGGAAGTAGGTGGATTTGATGATGATTTTTTTGCACATATGGAGGAAGTGGATCTGTGCTGGCGCTTGCAGCGGGCTGGCTACCGGGTGATGTATTGTCCGGAATCAGTGGTATTCCATGTGGGAGGGGGGAGTTTACCCCAGGGTAATCCCCGGAAGTTATACCTCAATTTCCGGAATAACCTGATGATGCTGTGGAAAAACCTGCATTCGGAAGACAGGTGGATCGTGTTATCCCAGCGGTTTTTCCTGGATCTGCTGGCTGCTGTAAAAAGCCTGGCAGCAGGTAAGCCTAAAGACATGATGGCCATCTTCAGGGCGTATCGCGATTATTATAAATGGCGACGTAAATATGTGAAAAAAGATACTTTGCCGGAGAAGAAATTACTGGCTATCAGTGGGGTGTTTCACGGCATTATGATCTGGCGCTATTATTTTCTTAACAGAAAGAAGTTTTCAGACCTTAACAAATAA
- a CDS encoding endonuclease/exonuclease/phosphatase family protein yields MHQFTISLLILLLGGHYVSAQQPVYQCTFEDQPAQVTAKGISGKALNLEASAPSRKIMQVPYALKGYKGSFTVMCWAKAAKTAQNSYAILEAVSGKEDTQKGWTIGLQANGAWYWKIMQGNQTYEYQPTVQRQSIKDDKWHLLAFSYDTAKMECSMYYDGQQVAIYYTPGISGVQEAATLDIGGRKQGDLEQWEAFNGCVDEVGLYQSALSAEQIQQACTKYMPTKKRPPLQAGNQLKVMNFNIYHGGNETGKEVGPQRVVDVIRQSGADIVSMQETYGSGAVIADALGYYFYLRGSNLSIMSKYPIVETLPGEHPFYNGGARIKLNAQKEIAFYTNWLNYPFDYWDMLEKGQSFSTDSMLQQMEAVNGSKLRQILDKISPVVDRADQLPVIFCGDFNSGSHLDWVESTRHLNGGHVAAFPAGKLMMAAGFKDSFREVHPDPLKERGITWTPQFPNAFQDRIDYIYYKGKLQPLQSFTITTHPAHYPSDHAALVTTFRIL; encoded by the coding sequence ATGCACCAGTTTACTATCTCTCTACTGATCTTATTATTAGGAGGACATTACGTCTCCGCACAGCAGCCAGTTTATCAATGTACATTTGAAGACCAGCCGGCCCAGGTTACTGCCAAAGGCATCAGCGGAAAGGCATTGAACCTGGAAGCTTCTGCTCCCAGCAGAAAAATCATGCAGGTGCCTTACGCCCTGAAAGGATATAAGGGCTCTTTTACAGTGATGTGCTGGGCAAAAGCCGCCAAAACTGCACAAAACAGTTATGCCATACTGGAAGCCGTATCCGGTAAAGAAGATACACAGAAAGGCTGGACCATTGGCTTGCAGGCTAATGGTGCCTGGTACTGGAAAATCATGCAGGGCAATCAAACATATGAGTACCAGCCTACTGTACAACGGCAAAGTATAAAGGATGATAAATGGCATCTGCTTGCATTTTCTTATGATACTGCCAAGATGGAATGCAGCATGTATTACGACGGGCAGCAGGTAGCGATTTATTATACTCCGGGTATATCCGGTGTGCAGGAAGCAGCTACACTGGATATAGGCGGCCGGAAGCAGGGGGACCTGGAACAGTGGGAGGCTTTCAACGGCTGTGTAGATGAAGTGGGCCTTTATCAGTCGGCATTATCTGCCGAACAGATACAGCAGGCCTGCACCAAATATATGCCCACCAAAAAACGTCCGCCATTGCAGGCAGGAAACCAGCTGAAAGTGATGAACTTTAATATCTATCATGGAGGTAATGAAACCGGGAAGGAAGTAGGGCCGCAAAGAGTGGTAGACGTGATCCGCCAGTCGGGGGCAGATATTGTTTCTATGCAGGAAACATATGGTTCCGGTGCTGTTATTGCCGATGCACTGGGGTATTATTTTTACCTGAGAGGGTCCAACCTGAGCATAATGAGTAAGTACCCTATTGTGGAAACATTACCGGGAGAGCATCCGTTTTATAACGGTGGCGCCCGTATTAAACTGAATGCGCAAAAAGAAATAGCTTTTTATACCAATTGGCTTAACTATCCTTTTGACTATTGGGATATGCTGGAGAAAGGGCAATCCTTTTCTACCGACTCCATGTTGCAACAGATGGAAGCGGTGAATGGCAGCAAGCTACGCCAGATCCTGGATAAGATATCGCCTGTAGTAGACCGTGCAGATCAGCTGCCTGTTATCTTTTGCGGGGATTTTAACAGTGGCTCTCACCTTGATTGGGTAGAAAGTACCCGTCATCTGAACGGAGGACATGTAGCTGCTTTTCCCGCTGGCAAACTAATGATGGCGGCAGGGTTCAAAGATTCCTTCCGTGAGGTACATCCTGATCCGCTGAAAGAACGTGGCATTACCTGGACACCACAATTCCCCAATGCATTTCAAGACCGCATTGATTATATTTATTACAAAGGAAAGTTACAGCCGCTACAATCTTTTACGATCACTACGCATCCTGCGCATTATCCATCAGACCATGCTGCACTCGTAACTACCTTCCGGATCCTGTAG